Proteins from a genomic interval of Schistocerca piceifrons isolate TAMUIC-IGC-003096 chromosome 3, iqSchPice1.1, whole genome shotgun sequence:
- the LOC124789162 gene encoding uncharacterized protein LOC124789162, whose protein sequence is MPIEVFLSFCTYTREREEKEMVRTGHTRWDHTDNELTNKTSCGTADIPDCITKQTGKHIIDPMIFIINHSFLNGPFPNLIKVAKVTLLHKKGTTDNIHNCRSVALLSGFSKIFEKVFSNRLLEFTSKYSLPYHMASRNLDPQPWVHKCNSESHIPKENGYWNIYRLSEAFDIVDHATLLHKTESKGIRGVPNG, encoded by the exons ATGCCTATAGAGGTCTTTCTGTCCTTTTGTACATATACCagggaaagagaggaaaaggaaatggtgaggacag GTCACACAAGATGGGATCATACTGACAATGAGCTCACTAACAAAACTTCATGTGGTACTGCTGATATTCCAGATTGCATTACAAAACAAACAGGGAAGCATATTATTGATCCTATGATATTTATTATTAATCACTCCTTTTTAAATGGTCCATTTCCCAATCTTATAAAGGTTGCTAAGGTCACACTGCTGCACAAAAAGGGAACCACAGACAATATTCACAATTGTAGATCTGTAGCACTGCTTAGTGGCTTCTCAAAGATCTTTGAAAAGGTCTTTTCCAATAGGCTACTTGAATTTACAAGTAAGTACTCATTACCCTACCACATGGCTTCCAGAAATCTAGATCCACAGCCATGGGTACATAAATGCAATTCTGAAAGCCACATACCAAAAGAAAATGGCTACTGGAATATTTATCGATTATCTGAAGCATTTGACATTGTAGATCATGCTACCCTACTACACAAAACAGAAAGTAAGGGTATCAGAGGTGTTCCAAATGGATGA